A portion of the Glandiceps talaboti chromosome 13, keGlaTala1.1, whole genome shotgun sequence genome contains these proteins:
- the LOC144444295 gene encoding solute carrier organic anion transporter family member 3A1-like — MQAYSNSVLTTIERRYNLNSSQLSSLVSIAQAGVLLTIMPVSYLGGRPSSSRPRWVGCGLITVALGNFIATIPHFILGQYTYSGSNDVTNGTNETKVCTQNSTLNPECNNDESGASKDSEVAYMLLAAGVFITGTGYSALYSLGSSFVDDHSKPESSSLYLGIMSTMWGGGSISASFLGAACLLLYVDFNTVDVSSVELNSSDKQWIGAWWLGKVCGAAVCVLVATSFFFIRRRLSTYEPDRSYEHGKESKEKENEKPSIQGDSVNVGTRLLSRVKGILKLFWRFFTNPHYMALMVGYGFEIGSVSGLNPFIPKYLEVQFGLTASTANIFTGFFNSISSALSSLVGGIILKKLKLGPVAIAKFMVICLALGTVSPAMLYPFHCIDFDISGVGKDSISKDQPCNLDCSCSVDLFDPVCGSDGNSYASPCHAGCTQLLPNNTYTDCNCIPSQQAIEGMCNEGETCSYLYPFLVTLAFFTFVNGLTETPCVILTMRSGPPEEKAFALGLRIVINRTLGYIPLPLIYGAVIDMSCSLWRTFCEGADVGECLVYDSKSFRLNLIILTVFMKLGAFISYLVAYILWKKRGDPNKVRNDENLKGAQESHVNPTIDPIGMSSLNGSYNESYTHDTPM, encoded by the exons ATGCAGGCCTATTCTAACAGCGTATTAACTACCATTGAAAGACGTTATAACTTGAACAGCTCACAACTAAGTTCTCTTGTCAGTATCGCACAGGCAGGTGTTCTCTTAACTATCATGCCTGTTTCTTACCTTGGCGGTCGTCCAAGCAGCAGTCGTCCTCGCTGGGTTGGCTGTGGACTTATAACTGTTGCCTTAGGCAATTTCATCGCAACAATTCCGCATTTCATTCTCGGACAATACACCTACAGTGGTAGTAATGACGTAACGAATGGTACCAACGAAACGAAGGTGTGCACTCAGAATTCAACCCTAAACCCTGAATGTAACAATGATGAGAGTGGGGCTTCAAAAGACAGTGAGGTGGCATATATGTTATTAGCTGCTGGTGTTTTCATAACAGGTACAGGTTACAGCGCACTCTATTCCCTTGGGTCATCCTTCGTGGATGACCATTCTAAACCCGAGTCGTCATCCCTATATCTCG GCATAATGAGCACGATGTGGGGAGGTGGATCAATCTCTGCGAGTTTCCTGGGAGCTGCATGCCTGCTTCTCTACGTTGATTTCAACACTGTGGATGTATCGTCCGTTGAGTTGAACTCTTCGGACAAACAATGGATTGGAGCTTGGTGGTTGGGAAAGGTCTGTGGAGCAGCGGTTTGTGTTTTAGTGGCAACTAGTTTCTTCTTCATCCGGAGGAGATTGTCAACGTACGAACCTGACAGATCTTATGAGCATGGAAAGGAAAGTAAAGAGAAGGAAAATGAAAAGCCGTCAATTCAAGGAGACAGTGTGAATGTGGGGACCAGGCTACTGTCTAGGGTCAAAG GAATACTGAAGCTGTTTTGGAGATTCTTTACCAATCCACACTACATGGCATTGATGGTAGGTTATGGCTTCGAAATAGGCTCTGTTTCTGGTCTGAATCCATTCATACCTAAATACTTGGAAGTACAGTTCGGATTGACGGCCTCCACGGCAAATATTTTTACAG GATTTTTCAACAGTATATCAAGTGCCCTGTCATCTTTAGTTGGGGGAATTATCTTGAAAAAACTAAAGCTGGGGCCAGTTGCAATTGCCAAATTTATGGTAATTTGCCTTGCACTTGGAACTGTGTCTCCCGCTATGCTGTATCCATTTCATTGCATTGATTTCGACATAAGTGGTGTTGG TAAGGACAGTATCAGCAAAGACCAACCATGCAATCTGGACTGTTCTTGCTCTGTTGATCTCTTTGACCCTGTCTGTGGTTCAGATGGCAATTCCTATGCATCACCATGTCACGCAGGATGCACTCAGCTACTGCCAAACAAT ACCTACACGGACTGCAATTGTATTCCTAGTCAGCAGGCAATCGAAGGAATGTGCAACGAAGGCGAAACATGTTCTTACTTGTATCCGTTTTTGGTCACTTTGGCATTCTTCACTTTCGTCAATGGCCTTACTGAGACTCCTTGCGTCATTCTGACTATGAG GTCAGGACCACCCGAAGAGAAGGCTTTCGCTCTCGGtttaagaattgtaataaaTCGTACTTTAG GTTATATTCCTCTACCGTTGATCTATGGTGCAGTGATTGATATGTCGTGCAGTTTATGGAGAACCTTTTGTGAAGGTGCTGATGTTGGTGAATGTTTGGTCTATGACTCCAAATCCTTCCGCCTCAACCTCAttattttaacagttttcaTGAAGTTAGGTGCTTTCATTTCCTACCTGGTTGCATATATTCTGTGGAAAAAAAGAGGTGATCCTAACAAGGTTAGAAATGATGAGAATCTTAAGGGTGCCCAAGAGAGTCACGTGAATCCAACCATTGATCCTATTGGTATGTCCAGTCTGAATGGTTCATACAATGAATCGTACACCCATGACACTCCGATGTGA